The following coding sequences are from one Nicotiana tomentosiformis chromosome 3, ASM39032v3, whole genome shotgun sequence window:
- the LOC104090167 gene encoding glycerol kinase: MSDEEVFIGSIDQGTTSTRFIIYDRLARAVGSHQVEFTQFYPQAGWVEHDPMEIVESVRICMAKALDKATADGHNVDSGLKAIGLTNQRETTVVWSKSTGLPLYNAIVWMDVRTSSICRKLEKELPGGRTHFVESCGLPISTYFSALKLLWLLDNVDGLSEAVKKGDAVFGTIDTWLIWNLTGGVENGLHVTDVSNASRTMLMNLKTLDWDKSTLDTLGIPLNILPKIISNSEIIGNIAKGWPITGIPIAGCLGDQHAAMVGQSCRKGEAKSTYGTGAFILLNTGEEMIKSNHGLLSTVAYKLGPKAPVNYALEGSIAIAGAAVQWLRDSLGIISSANEIEELASKVTSTGGVYFVPAFNGLFAPWWRDDARGICVGITRFTNKSHIARAVLESMCFQVKDVLDSMHKDAAQKSDDKTEGTEFLLRVDGGATVNNLLMQIQADLLGSPVVRPADIETTALGAAYAAGLAVGVYTQDEIFSSGEKMKKATTFKPVLEEELRKKKVDSWCLAVSRSFDLADLSL, from the exons ATGTCTGATGAAGAGGTGTTCATTGGGTCTATTGATCAAGGCACCACTAGCACTCGATTCATAATCTATGACCGTTTGGCTCGCGCCGTTGGATCTCACCAGGTTGAATTCACTCAGTTTTACCCACAAGCAGG ATGGGTGGAGCACGACCCAATGGAAATTGTGGAGAGTGTGAGGATCTGTATGGCAAAGGCTCTTGACAAGGCCACTGCTGATGGACATAACGTGGATAGTGGACTCAAAGCTATTGGGCTTACAAATCAGAGAGAGACTACTGTTGTATGGAGCAAATCCACTGGCCTTCCTCTTTACAACGCCATTGTTTGGATGGATGTCCGTACCAGTTCTATTTGCAG AAAATTGGAGAAAGAATTGCCAGGGGGACGGACTCATTTTGTTGAGAGTTGTGGTTTGCCTATAAGCACTTATTTCAGTGCATTGAAGCTTTTGTGGCTGTTGGataatgtggatgggttgagtGAAGCTGTTAAAAAAGGGGATGCCGTGTTTGGAACTATAGACACCTGGTTAATCTGGAACCTAACAGGAGGTGTGGAGAATGGATTACATGTCACTGATGTCTCCAATGCGTCGAGAACTATGCTGATGAATCTTAAAACCCTTGACTGGGATAAATCCACACTTGACACCTTAGGAATTCCTCTGAATATTTTGCCGAAAATTATTAGCAATTCTGAGATTATTGGGAACATTGCTAAAGGATGGCCAATCACTGGAATCCCTATCGCGGGATGTCTTGGTGATCAGCATGCAGCAATGGTCGGTCAATCTTGCCGGAAAGGTGAGgctaaaagcacatacggaaccGGAGCTTTCATACTTTTGAACACAGGTGAAGAGATGATTAAGTCAAATCATGGGCTGCTAAGCACAGTAGCCTACAAGCTGGGGCCAAAAGCACCTGTCAATTATGCTTTAGAAGGCTCCATTGCCATTGCTGGTGCTGCTGTTCAGTGGCTTAGGGACAGTCTTGGCATTATCAGCTCCGCTAACGAAATCGAGGAGTTGGCATCAAAAGTTACCTCAACCGGAGGAGTGTATTTCGTTCCAGCATTTAATGGATTGTTTGCTCCATGGTGGCGTGATGATGCTCGGGGGATTTGTGTTGGTATAACTAGATTTACCAACAAGTCTCACATTGCTCGGGCAGTACTTGAAAGCATGTGCTTTCAGGTAAAAGATGTGCTTGATTCCATGCACAAGGATGCTGCACAGAAAAGTGATGATAAGACTGAGGGGACGGAATTTTTACTCCGTGTGGATGGTGGCGCTACAGTCAACAACCTTTTGATGCAAATTCAG GCTGACTTGTTGGGTAGTCCGGTTGTAAGACCAGCTGATATAGAAACAACAGCTCTTGGGGCAGCCTATGCTGCTGGATTAGCGGTTGGAGTCTATACGCAGGATGAGATATTTTCTTCAGGGGAAAAGATGAAGAAAGCGACTACATTCAAACCCGTGTTAGAAGAAGAATTGAGGAAGAAGAAGGTGGATTCTTGGTGCTTAGCTGTTTCAAGATCGTTTGACCTGGCTGATCTATCTCTATAA